The following is a genomic window from Bacteroidia bacterium.
CATTCCTGTACGCGCGCAAAGACAAGGTCAGTTTCTTTTTGACCAACAACTACAACTAAACATTATCGGTAAAATTGGCGAGAAACTCAAGCTTAGCGTCAGCTACGACACCAAAGCCACTTTTGATTTTGAACAACAGTTCAAAATAGAATATACAGGTTTCGAAGATGACATTATCAAAAAAATAGAAGCAGGAAATGTAAGTTTACCTCTTTCAGGTACATTGATTACAGGTGGGCAAAACTTATTCGGCATTAAAACCCAGCTACAATTTGGGCGATTAACGGTTACAGGTATCGCGTCCCAACAAAGAGGTAAACGGCAAGAAGCTACTGCCCAAGCAGGCGCACAATCTCAAACTTTTGAAAAAGGCTGCGACCAATACGAAGGTTTCAAACACTATTTTTTAGCCCACTTTTTTAGAGACATGTACAACACTGCCGTAAAACAAACTAACCAAATTCAATCTCCAATATTCATTACCCGTATAGAAGTATATGTAACCAGCATAGGTAACGTGCAAACTACAACCGTACCTCGAGATGGAATTGCTTTACTTGACTTAGGCGAACCTGACCCTGCTCATATCTACAACAAAGCCAAGGTCAGCCCTACTCTACCTCCAGGACTAACTGTACCCATCCCAGCTACCAACCATAACAATCTGTTAGTTGACCAAGCTTTTATTGATGCTATCCAAAACCCACAAAACGCACCTAACTTTTTACTCAATAATGGTTTTTCTACCTTAGAATTTGAGCAGCGTTTTTTTAGACAACTTCAACCTTCTGAATATACTCTAAATCCTCAATTAGGCTACATTTCTCTCAAAGCGCCTATCAACAACAATAATTTAGTACTTGCAGTAGCATACCAATATACTTACAACGGACAAACTTACCAAGTAGGTACATTTGCCCAAGATGTACCTGCATCAGCCACAGGCGGTGCTTCTAAAAATCTTATTCTTAAACTTTTACAATCCTCCCAAAATACTTATACCCGAATCCCTAGCTGGGACCTAATGATGAAAAATATTTACAGTATTGATGCTTTTAATATCAGTAAAGAAAATTTTCAACTTCAAATTGTATATCGTGATGGGGGAAGTGGTGAAGGTACGCGTACTCTACCCACAGGACCGAACAGCATCAAAACTACTCCACTTTTGCAACTACTTGGATTAGACCAATTTAATCAAGTCAATACTCCTGGGGCTGATGGACAGTTTGATTTTATCCAAGACGTAACTATCGATGCTATTTCAGGGCGAATTATCTTTCCATGCACTGAACCTTTTGGCGATTATTTAGCCCAAAAATTCAAGGAAGCGGCACAGAAAGGGGAAACAGGTGCAGGTGACTCGTCGCGGTATGTGTATAGAATGCTGTACGACTCTACGCTTACTGTAGCCCGAACGCAAGGGGCAAACTTTAACAAATTCTTTTTGCGCGGCAGCTATAGAAGTTCTACAAGTTCAGAAATATCCCTGAATGCTATTCAGGTGGTACAAGGCTCTGTACAGGTTAAAGCAGGAGGTACAGTACTGCAAGAAGGTGTAGATTACACAGTAGACTACATGCTTGGCAAAGTAAAAATTCTAAACCAAGCTATATTAGCATCAGGGCAGGAAATTAAAGTCAGCTATGAAACCAACTCTTTATTTGCTATTCAAAACCGAACTTTAGTTGGTACAAGATGGGAATATAAGATAGACAAAAACTTTATTATTGGTGCTACAGCCATTCAACAATCTGAAAGACCTATTACTAACCGAGTAAATATTGGCGATGAACCTATCAAAAATTTAATATGGGGAACTGACATTGCTTACCGAAGAGAGTCCCGATTTATGACTAAAATGATAGATAAATTGCCCCTTATCAGTACAAAAGAAATTTCTTCCTTAGATGTTTTTGGGGAATTTGCTCAACTTCGCCCAGGGCATCCTAATACTCGCGGGTTAGGTAAAAAAGGTATTTCTTACATTGATGATTTTGAAGGTTCAAGAACGCCCATAGAGCTTCTCATTCCTCCTACTCGATGGAAATTAGCAAGTATTCCTGCTACATTCTCTAACGCAAATTTGAACAATGATTTATCCATAGGCTATCAAAGAGCAAAGTTGTCTTGGTATAATATAGACGCTAGTGCTTTTTATAATGATACCCGTATAGCAGGTATTACTAACAATGACATTTCTCTCAATGAAGTAAGACCTATTTTTCCTAAAGAGGTATTTCCTAACCGAGATTTAGCTACAGGGCAAAATGCACCTTTACCTATTCTTACACTTCATTTTGACCCTACTCAACGCGGACCATATAACTACAATCCCAATGTAAATCCCGACGGCACACTTAAAAATCCTACTCAAAATTGGGCGGGAATTATGTATCCTATTATGACCAACACAGATTTTGAATTCTCTAACATTGAGTACATGGAATTTTGGTTAATGGATCCTTTTCAAGGTTTTGACCCTGCTAAATTTACTCAAAACGGCGGAGATTTGTACATTAACATTGGTAACATGACCGAAGATGTCCTAAAAGACGGACAAATTTCATACGAAAATGGATTACCGACTTCTCAAACTCAAAATTCCAATATTCCTATTACCACAGCTTGGGGCAAAGTAACTACCTTAAAGCCTGTTGTACGCGCATTCGATAACACTTCTGATGCAAGAGAAAAACAAGACGTAGGTTTAGATGGGCTAAGCGATGCCGAAGAGCGTACTTTTTTTCAAAGTTACCTAAATACCTTAGCAGCTAATTTTGGCACAAATTCAGGGGCTTATCAATCTGCTTTTAATGACCCTAGTTCAGATAATTTTGACCATTATTTGAGTTTAAGCGGAAATGATGTATTAGCTCGATATGCAAACTTTTCAGGATTAGAACGTAACTCCGCTGAACCCAGAGGTACTAATCCGAACTCTTCCACTACTGTACCCGATAGCGAAGATATGAACGAAAATAACACTCTTGACCAAAATGATGATTATTATGAATATCATATAAGCTTGAGAAAAGCAGACTTAAACGTAGGTTCTAATTACATTGTGGATAAAATTACTATTCCTGACCCAGTAAGCTCAAATACTCCAAATATGCCCAACGGCGCCCCTGTTAATGCTAATTGGTACTTGTTCCGTATTCCGTTGACTGATGAAAACCGCAAACAAATTGGAAATATTCAAGATTTTAAGTCTGTACGTTTCATTCGTATTTATCTCAAAGGATTTGAGAAGCAAGTTGTACTACGTTTTGCACGTTTGCAGTTAGTAGGTGGACAGTGGCGCAGGTATACTTTACCATTAGCTGCTCCAGGCGAACCTAAACCTGATGACAATTTTTCTTCTACTTTGTTTGAATTAGGTACAGTAAACATTGAAGAAAATGGCAGGCGAACTCCTGTAAATTATCTTATCCCACCTGACGCACTTAGAGAGCGCAACTTTTTAGCTCCTAACCAGAATCAACAAAATGAAACAGCTTTGAGCTTGCGCGTATGCGACCTTAAAGATGGCGACTCGCGTGGTGTATTTAGACAAGTAGTCAATGATTTAAGACAATATAAAAGAATTAGAATTTGGGTACACGCAGAGTCTCGTATCGGTCAGCCTGATATTCAGAAAGGCGATATACGTGCTTTTATTCGCATGGGCGTAGACTTAACTAACAACTACTATCAATACGCTATTGATGTAACTCCCACTCCTTTTGGATATTACACTAACCCCGCAGATGTGTGGCGAGATAGAATTGACTTCGCTATGGAAGACCTCAATCTTGCCAAAGCCATGCGAGATCAAACCGGTCATCCCAAAGATGTACCTTTTACTGCAAAAATTGGAAATGGTTATGTTACAGTAATCGGTACTCCTGATTTGAGTAATATCCGAAATATCATGCTGGGAATAGAAAATCCACGAATTCCAGGCGAAGATGGTAGCTCGAAATGCGCAGAAGTATGGTTCAATGAATTACAGGTAACAGAATTCAATGAAGCCCCTGGTTGGGCTGCAAACGCCCGCGCTAATCTTAAACTCGCTGATTTTGCTACTATAACAGGTACAACAGGCTATTCAGGTATCGGATTCGCAAGTGTAGAGAAAAAAATTAGCGAACGAAATTTTAATGAAACTATCCGATATGACGTTAATAGTAATGTCAATTTAGACAAACTGTTCCCTAAAAAATGGAACCTGTCCTTGCCCATGTTCGTCAGTCAAGGTGAAATGGTAGTTAATCCTAAATTCAATCCTCTCAATGCAGATGTACAGCTCAATACTATTCTTCAAGCTAGTCCCATAGAAAAAAGAGACTCTATTCGCAAAGCAGCACAAACCTATAATAAACGCAGAAGTATAGCTTTCACTCAAATTAAGAAAAATAGACCCGCTAACTCTACCAAAAAACCTCAACCTTGGGATATCAGCAATTGGACCGCTAACTATTCCTACACTGATCAATATGACCGAAATCCTTACTTGGAATTTCATACCAATAAACACTATCAAGGGGGATTGGTCTATGCATATTCTACTAATCCTAAATCTATTGAACCTTTCAAAAAATTAAAATCTAAAAAAACAGGTTCAGATAATCTTATTTCTGCCTTTAACTTCACTTATCTGCCTAAAAGCTTTACAGCAGGTACAACTATCAACCGAACTATAGATATTACCAAAAACCGAAAGTTAGACCCAAATACGGATATTCAACCTCAATTCAATAAAACCTTTACAATCACTCGGAACTATGCACTACAATATGACATTACAAAAAGTTTAACATTAAACTTCACAGCTACCAACACAGCTTTCGTTGATGAACCTACTGGCTATTTAGACAGTGATGAAAAACGAGATACGCTTCGTAAAAACCTCATGAAGTTAGGTAGAAATACAAACTACAACCATAACATTACATTGAACTACAAACTACCTTTTGATAAATTTAAGCCTCTTAATTTCATTTCTGCCAATTATACTCGTAACGCTAACTTTTCTTGGACTACTGCTCCAATAGGTAATGAAAAATTCGGTAATGTGATAAACAATAGTGTAAACCATCAAATTAACGGGCAAATTAGTTTAGTAAAACTTTACAATAAGTCTAAATTCTTGAAAGAGATTTTAAACCCTGCTCCTAAACCTAACAAACCTACTAATACAAACAATTTTTCAGGTAAAGACCCTAAAAATAATAATCAGATGAATACGAATAATGAAAAAGACAAAAAACCTGAACCCATTGAACTTTCTTGGGAAGAGGTAGGTAAGTATATCCTGCGCACTATTTTGAGCATTGAAAATATTGATGTAAGCTACAGCAAAAACCAATCTACAACTTTACCCGGTTATATTCCTCGTACAAGGTTTCTTGGCTATGATGCAGAATACAATGCACCTTTAACAGAATTTTTATTAGGTAGTCAAATAGACATGCGCCCTGCTGCTGTAAAAAATAACTGGTTAGTTAAAGAAACGAATGTAGTAGCAAGATATACTCAAAACACTACTGAAAATCTTAGCATAAGAACCTCTGTACAATTATTCAAGGGATTTAGAGTAAATATTTCAGGCACAAGAAACTACACTACCAACAACAGTGAACTATTTAGGTATGACACTGCTACATTTACTTTTCAAAGTTTTACTCCTACACAAAATGGAAACTTCAACATTAGCTATATTGCTCTAAGCTCTGCCTTTGAAGGGGACAAAATTAACTCTAAATTTTTCAAACAGTTTAGCCAAGATCGTTCTATTATTTCGCAGCGTTTAGGCAAGCAGAATGGGAATAGTTCAGGCGATTTAATTTATAATGAGTATGGTACATTTGCCAAAGAATACGATGAAAAAGCTCAAGATGTATTACTCTATGCATTTAGAAGTGCCTATGGTAACGAAAAAGCAGACCGACTTGCACTTACTCCTTTTCCTGCCATTCCTTTACCGAATTGGCAAGTCAATTATAATGGTCTGACTACTTTACCCTTTTTCAAAAAGCGTTTCAACAACATTGCCTTGACACATTCTTACCGATGTACTTATGGTATACCCAGCTTTACCAATAATCTGTATTACAAAGAAAATGATAAGGGCGCTACAGAAATTGAAGCTTCTACAGGTAATTTTTATAGCAAGTATGTTATCCAGCAGATAGCTATTGCTGAACAGTTTGCACCTTTGGTTGGCATAGATATGAATTGGAAAAATAACATAACTACAAAATTAGACTACAAGCAGGACAGAACGCTTTCTTTGAACCTGAATAGCTACCAACTCAATGAAACGCGTAATAGAGATATTACCTTCGGTTTCGGCTATCGCGTCAACGGAGCAAAAGCAAATATTAAACTTTTTGGTGGTAGTTTAGCCCTAAAAAATGACATAGACATACGCTTAGATATTACCTACCGCAACAGTAAAGTAAGGCAGCGCACATTAGACTCTGACCAAAGTACTTTACTATCAGGAAATAGAACTATAATTATCAAACCTTCTATTGACTACATGATTAACCAGCGCTTAACTATCCAAATATTCTATGACCGCACTATGCTCAAGCCATTTATATCCAACCAATTCCCTTCCAACGCTACAAACTTCGGAGTGAGAGTAAGATTTACACTAAGTTAATTCCAAATAGTCATGAGCTGTATTTATATTTGCATTATGAAACCTTCAATCCTTATAGCTGTGCTTTTAGGCATATATCTAAACATTTCAACAGTTTTTGCAGGTAGCATTGCTACAAATAATAAACCTATTGAGGACTTAACTAAAAAATTTGCTCTAGATAAGGTTGAGCAACAGAAAATTACTAAAATTTCTACGGCAGCTAAACCTATTGAGGTACTGTACAAAAAAGTGTTCAAAAAAACATTAGAAACAAGTGATTTTAGGGTTTTTAACCTCATTTCAGCAGGATTAGCATTCGCATCTTTATTCTTGTTTTGGATACCTATCTTTGGTATGCTAATCGCTGCGGGTGCGGTAGTTTTAGGCATTCTTGGACAAAAATATCGGCTTAGAGGTATAGGTCTTGCAGGGGCAATAGTAGGGGGTATTATGTTTTTTGTAGGAATCCTTTTCACTTTGCTAATTATTGGTTCATGATAAGGTGATTTTTTCACACAAATGAAATAAGTTAAAATTGCCCGAGTTCTTTGTTTAACTTTGCCCGCATGGACAAAACTTTACAGCAGTATCAAGAACAAGTCATCTACTGCAAAGACATTTTTATGAAAAAAGCACAAGACTACGGCAATGCTTGGCAGATACTGCGACTACCTTCTTTAACCGACCAAATATATATCAAACTACTGCGTATTAGAAACATTGAAGAGTTGGGCAATCAGAAAATTGGGGATAGTGTAACCTCTGAATACAGAGGAGTATTCAACTACTGTGTGATGGCTTTACTTAAAATTCATTATCCCGAAGCAGATTTTTCAAACCTTCAACTGCTCTCCGAAAAATACGATGAACAAGTACAAACTGCTATACAATTGATGCAAAACAAAAACCATGACTATGGCGAAGCTTGGCGATTGATGCGCATAAGCAGTATCACAGATTTATGTTTGATGAAAGTATTTAGGATTAAGTCTATTGAAAACCAAAAGGGAAAAACGATAATTTCAGAAGGAGTGGAAAGTAACTACATGGACATCATGAACTATGCCGTATTTGCTTTGATTCGTTTATGCGAATTGAAGAGCTAAAAGCCCGATGCTTATCTTTGGTACATCAAAGTGAGATAGGTATCTACTTTGACAGCCATTACGATACTCAAGACCGTTATGCGCTCTATGAATGTATTGTAGGTATAAATGCCCAAGAAATTTGTGAAATTTATGACACTTGGCAGCCTGCTTTTGAGTTTGTTCGCAAAAATTCTAATAAATGGATATTCTTTGCCTTTGCGTATGAAGCCTATGCCGAACCTTTATTTTTGCCTTACCAGCCTTATACTAAACCCACCGCAGTGTTATGGATACCGCAGTACTGGCTAACTCTTTCCAAGCAAGGTAAAGTAGAAAGTAACCAACCCGCTTATTTTGAACAACACTTAACAGACAAAAAAAACACTACGGATTACCCTAAAATTGACCTGCAACCCGTATGGACAAAAGAGCAGTACATTTCTCGTTTTTTTGCAGTCATTGAACATATTCGGCAGGGGAATGTGTATGAACTTAACTTATGTCAAGCTTTCAAAGCCAGAGTACATAATTTAGATACCTTAAATTTATACAAACGTCTTCAACAACCTGGGACTATGCCGTATAGTGTATATTGGAAATATCCCCCTTATACAGTGATTAGCACTTCGCCTGAACGGTTATTAGCGCAGCGGCAAAATACTCTTATTGCTCAACCTATGAAAGGTACGCAGCGAAAACAGCACTTGAATGACACACAAAGCCGATATTTACTTCAAAATTCCCTTAAAAATAGAGCAGAAAATGTTATGATAGTAGATTTGATGCGGAACGACTTAGCTAAAAGTTGCGTAACAGGCAGCATAACTACTGAAAATTTGTTTGAGGTTTTGGATTATGGCAATTTGTATCAGATGATTTCTACGATAAAAGGTAAGATTTCACCAGGTAAGCATTTTTTAGATGCCTTTTATCAAGTATTTCCGCCTGGATCTATGACAGGGGCACCTAAGAAAAGAAGCGTACAAATTATACATGAGTTAGAAAGTGTTCCAAGAGGATGGTTTTCTGGCAGTATAGGCTACATTAACCCATATCAGCAAGCGGATAGTAATGTTTTAATTCGCACGTTGTGTTATGATTCTGTTTCACAAGAGCTTTCTTTGCATACGGGAGGGGCTATTGTATATCATTCCCAAGCCGAGCAAGAATATCAAGAAACTTTGCTTAAAGCAGAGCGCATACGGCAGCTACTTTTTTGAACTGTACAAGTTTGTTCTAAAATTACGATAAGCCTGTTTTTACTTTACTTAAAGGACAATTTTAGGATTAAATTTTTATTTTTTTGGGCGTGCCCTTGTGGGCAAAAGCCCACAAGGTCGGCGTGCTACGGGCTACGTGCGGAATGCGCTGACCCTTACGTCAGCAAGGGACACGCCCAAAGGAAAAAATTAAAATCATTCAAACTATTTTTTGCTTACTGCTTTTATGAACTTGCAGGTCAATTACAGTAGGTAAATTAACTTGTTGATAACTTTGATTTAGGATTGAAGCATTGACAAATATGCAATCATTCTGTTGATAAACACCTTGCGCTTCATGTATATGTCCAAAAATATGCAACCGCAATTGAGGTAGTAAAATAACCATATCCATCAAATCCTGACAGCCTACACTATGCCCTCTATAGGTCTGGTCTAAAATACTTTTAGGAGGACCATGAGTAACTAAAATATTTGTATGCAAAGGTATTTTTTGCCAATGATAAAGAATTTCCTTTCCTCTGTTTTTGCAAAAAGCCCAATTCAAAAACTTGGGCGTGTAAGGCGATCCCCAAATATAGAAGTTTTCAATTTGAGCACCGCTGTCCTCTAAATAAAGAACATTGCTGGGAATTAGAGGTAACACTTTTTCTTTCTCTTTTT
Proteins encoded in this region:
- the sprA gene encoding cell surface protein SprA is translated as MKLPAWSFLFACFVFLGIAAQYTVVKGERKHYKILKDTGDKPRFPLNPDEGDVFNPNNKKNEHLNFPLPSNITTEYELDEDLSGFTIKQRIGDEKYREDSYISYEEFMKRKQQEAIRNYWYNKRTNSINQFSGGIIPPLFVGSKLDKIFGGSFVDIRPSGTIFLTFGGRYNNIKNPNIPVRAQRQGQFLFDQQLQLNIIGKIGEKLKLSVSYDTKATFDFEQQFKIEYTGFEDDIIKKIEAGNVSLPLSGTLITGGQNLFGIKTQLQFGRLTVTGIASQQRGKRQEATAQAGAQSQTFEKGCDQYEGFKHYFLAHFFRDMYNTAVKQTNQIQSPIFITRIEVYVTSIGNVQTTTVPRDGIALLDLGEPDPAHIYNKAKVSPTLPPGLTVPIPATNHNNLLVDQAFIDAIQNPQNAPNFLLNNGFSTLEFEQRFFRQLQPSEYTLNPQLGYISLKAPINNNNLVLAVAYQYTYNGQTYQVGTFAQDVPASATGGASKNLILKLLQSSQNTYTRIPSWDLMMKNIYSIDAFNISKENFQLQIVYRDGGSGEGTRTLPTGPNSIKTTPLLQLLGLDQFNQVNTPGADGQFDFIQDVTIDAISGRIIFPCTEPFGDYLAQKFKEAAQKGETGAGDSSRYVYRMLYDSTLTVARTQGANFNKFFLRGSYRSSTSSEISLNAIQVVQGSVQVKAGGTVLQEGVDYTVDYMLGKVKILNQAILASGQEIKVSYETNSLFAIQNRTLVGTRWEYKIDKNFIIGATAIQQSERPITNRVNIGDEPIKNLIWGTDIAYRRESRFMTKMIDKLPLISTKEISSLDVFGEFAQLRPGHPNTRGLGKKGISYIDDFEGSRTPIELLIPPTRWKLASIPATFSNANLNNDLSIGYQRAKLSWYNIDASAFYNDTRIAGITNNDISLNEVRPIFPKEVFPNRDLATGQNAPLPILTLHFDPTQRGPYNYNPNVNPDGTLKNPTQNWAGIMYPIMTNTDFEFSNIEYMEFWLMDPFQGFDPAKFTQNGGDLYINIGNMTEDVLKDGQISYENGLPTSQTQNSNIPITTAWGKVTTLKPVVRAFDNTSDAREKQDVGLDGLSDAEERTFFQSYLNTLAANFGTNSGAYQSAFNDPSSDNFDHYLSLSGNDVLARYANFSGLERNSAEPRGTNPNSSTTVPDSEDMNENNTLDQNDDYYEYHISLRKADLNVGSNYIVDKITIPDPVSSNTPNMPNGAPVNANWYLFRIPLTDENRKQIGNIQDFKSVRFIRIYLKGFEKQVVLRFARLQLVGGQWRRYTLPLAAPGEPKPDDNFSSTLFELGTVNIEENGRRTPVNYLIPPDALRERNFLAPNQNQQNETALSLRVCDLKDGDSRGVFRQVVNDLRQYKRIRIWVHAESRIGQPDIQKGDIRAFIRMGVDLTNNYYQYAIDVTPTPFGYYTNPADVWRDRIDFAMEDLNLAKAMRDQTGHPKDVPFTAKIGNGYVTVIGTPDLSNIRNIMLGIENPRIPGEDGSSKCAEVWFNELQVTEFNEAPGWAANARANLKLADFATITGTTGYSGIGFASVEKKISERNFNETIRYDVNSNVNLDKLFPKKWNLSLPMFVSQGEMVVNPKFNPLNADVQLNTILQASPIEKRDSIRKAAQTYNKRRSIAFTQIKKNRPANSTKKPQPWDISNWTANYSYTDQYDRNPYLEFHTNKHYQGGLVYAYSTNPKSIEPFKKLKSKKTGSDNLISAFNFTYLPKSFTAGTTINRTIDITKNRKLDPNTDIQPQFNKTFTITRNYALQYDITKSLTLNFTATNTAFVDEPTGYLDSDEKRDTLRKNLMKLGRNTNYNHNITLNYKLPFDKFKPLNFISANYTRNANFSWTTAPIGNEKFGNVINNSVNHQINGQISLVKLYNKSKFLKEILNPAPKPNKPTNTNNFSGKDPKNNNQMNTNNEKDKKPEPIELSWEEVGKYILRTILSIENIDVSYSKNQSTTLPGYIPRTRFLGYDAEYNAPLTEFLLGSQIDMRPAAVKNNWLVKETNVVARYTQNTTENLSIRTSVQLFKGFRVNISGTRNYTTNNSELFRYDTATFTFQSFTPTQNGNFNISYIALSSAFEGDKINSKFFKQFSQDRSIISQRLGKQNGNSSGDLIYNEYGTFAKEYDEKAQDVLLYAFRSAYGNEKADRLALTPFPAIPLPNWQVNYNGLTTLPFFKKRFNNIALTHSYRCTYGIPSFTNNLYYKENDKGATEIEASTGNFYSKYVIQQIAIAEQFAPLVGIDMNWKNNITTKLDYKQDRTLSLNLNSYQLNETRNRDITFGFGYRVNGAKANIKLFGGSLALKNDIDIRLDITYRNSKVRQRTLDSDQSTLLSGNRTIIIKPSIDYMINQRLTIQIFYDRTMLKPFISNQFPSNATNFGVRVRFTLS
- a CDS encoding DUF1599 domain-containing protein, with product MDKTLQQYQEQVIYCKDIFMKKAQDYGNAWQILRLPSLTDQIYIKLLRIRNIEELGNQKIGDSVTSEYRGVFNYCVMALLKIHYPEADFSNLQLLSEKYDEQVQTAIQLMQNKNHDYGEAWRLMRISSITDLCLMKVFRIKSIENQKGKTIISEGVESNYMDIMNYAVFALIRLCELKS
- a CDS encoding anthranilate synthase component I family protein gives rise to the protein MRIEELKARCLSLVHQSEIGIYFDSHYDTQDRYALYECIVGINAQEICEIYDTWQPAFEFVRKNSNKWIFFAFAYEAYAEPLFLPYQPYTKPTAVLWIPQYWLTLSKQGKVESNQPAYFEQHLTDKKNTTDYPKIDLQPVWTKEQYISRFFAVIEHIRQGNVYELNLCQAFKARVHNLDTLNLYKRLQQPGTMPYSVYWKYPPYTVISTSPERLLAQRQNTLIAQPMKGTQRKQHLNDTQSRYLLQNSLKNRAENVMIVDLMRNDLAKSCVTGSITTENLFEVLDYGNLYQMISTIKGKISPGKHFLDAFYQVFPPGSMTGAPKKRSVQIIHELESVPRGWFSGSIGYINPYQQADSNVLIRTLCYDSVSQELSLHTGGAIVYHSQAEQEYQETLLKAERIRQLLF
- a CDS encoding metallophosphatase domain-containing protein, which translates into the protein MRIVCLSDTHGQHESISIPDGDIVVHAGDITRRGTLSEVKVFLDWYAHLPHKYKIFIAGNHDKCFEKEKEKVLPLIPSNVLYLEDSGAQIENFYIWGSPYTPKFLNWAFCKNRGKEILYHWQKIPLHTNILVTHGPPKSILDQTYRGHSVGCQDLMDMVILLPQLRLHIFGHIHEAQGVYQQNDCIFVNASILNQSYQQVNLPTVIDLQVHKSSKQKIV